The window CAAAAGCTAGCAAGTCTTCTAATCACTTCGAAAACTAGTCAACTCTGTTGTGGAGTTAAGTTAGAGAACTAGGCAATTCAATTGTGGAGTTTAGTTCCGATGGTCTATTAGCTTGACTCTTTGACTCAACTATATTGAATATGGATCTTAATAAAACTTATTTTTGGTTGAACTTTATCCCAaattttagtatttaatttgataaaaataattaatttaatccaacCACTACTATGATTGTCCTTCAATTTTAATAACACATGTCGACCATTAATTAATtcgaaatataattatttgtaattttgttattaatttaaaagaatcacCGATTGATCCAAAATTTCTTAACAAATACTTTCAACAAATATTAAACCGTTTTTGTCATCTtactataaaattttaaaatatatcaatatattgtattttaaaggATTTTACTCATAGAAGATTAAAGCTTACTTGCCACACTTATTTGATAAACAAATTAactataaatttctttttcctattggaatggaagaattatttctttttcttatatcaataaatcattttttttattagaattAGTGATAGAAAGATTTAAACTATAGTTATGGGGTTTATTAACATACTCctattttaattcattaatataataaaaattgaaCTTCAATTTGAAGTTAATTTTTCGAAATAATACATAGAGAAATCACATCGAAATATCAAACTTGACCAAACAAAAACGAtcaaattaaacatataaattaAACCCCTACCATCATGATGAACACCAGACATAAATATGTaagtaaacaaaaacaaaacttacaaaagaaaaaaaaaaaggaatgaaATTCTGCATATAAATTGAATTAATAAATTTTACCTATCACCCAATGGTATCGAGCAGATCGATACTATCAGACATAGGTTGCATGCTTGCATCGTAATCCATTCCTCCACCGCCCATGAGATGGGAAAATAAATCAAACGACCGCGCTGCCCCAGCATCCGCCGTCAATTCCCCAAGCAAAAGCCCTCCGACCAACAACCCTGCTCCCATTCCAAGAATTTCACTCATCcccaacttctttttctttgtcgAAGCATTGGCAAGCATTCGGGCAGCAGAGCAAAACCTTAAGACTCTATTCTCTATACCCTAGCTTATGCTAAAATGCattatcaaatattttaatCTCAAGGTCGAGCCATTGCGATCGAATCATATGAACCGAAAACATCTCCACTTCAAAATTTGAATTAGAGAACAAGGAATAAAAGCAAAATGTTCGAGAGAATGCCTAATAAGAATCCAGTTCATAAAGGTTTGGAACATAAAATGACTAATTTTTCAAGCCAATTCATAAGAATCAACTGCAGAGTTCAGACACAACGATATGCATAGCAAAGAGACGATCAAAACATTTTTGCTTGGATTAACAGGCATCGTGAATCTACTGGACATGCATAACAAAAAGGTTATACTGGAAGCATACAAAGATGTATCATGGTCTACTAAAATAGAGCATTCAACTGCAACTCAATTCTCCAGTGGTTGTTTCTGAgatcaaaataataaattagtATTTGATAGGAGCAATAACTTCAAGTTGGGGACCAAGCTTCTCCTCAGCAACCTTCTCGGCCTTAATCCTCAGCTTATTCAACTGCTTCTTTCTCTCATATGCAGCCTGGGATCTTTCCTTTCTCTTCCTCTCGAGTTCCTGCATTGGAACAAGACATATGTATGTAAGAAAGAAAGGACAAAGAGGTAGCAGGACAATCCAAACAGGAAGAGAAAGTGTTTAGATGGTATATTAGAACTACTAGAAGGTAGTATACAAGGCTTGTTTATGGAGTAAGTTCATAACAGAAGGTATCAATCATACGGCAGAATAATAATTTCTCATAACAAATCAGAACTAACACCACTAACAAAGGGAACAAGGTGAAAAGGCGGGCCAGGCCATGTGTATTATTCATATTTCCAAAAATTTCCCACTTTGACATTTGCATGCATAAGTAATATATAATTCCATATACAAGTGCAGAAGTATTTCAGTCAAGGGGAAATATGAAAAGAAATATGCAATTGAACAATTAATATTATTAACTTCAAAGACAAGATTGGAGATCACCATACCAGTAAGAAATGCACATGAACAAAATGCTAGACATTCAAAAGGGTGAACATATAAACACCCAACAAGCATTATGAGCATTTGTTTAAACTGGACTAACAAAGGTTCATCCATAATTGAGTCAAAAGATACCAATTGCAGTTATACTCAACCAAACACCAATACTTATATCAACTCCAAACAGCAACATGAATTCATAACAATACAATAAAAATCATCGGTACACATTTCACtaatttcaaagaaaatgaaattctCACCTTGATAGTATCATAGTGGTTCCATCCAACCTCCGAAGAGAGTCTGCCCAATAAGCAGTACTTATGTCCAGCTTGAAGCCTCAAGACCCTGAATTTCCAAAGCAACATAAGAGATTCGTAAATACAAAGACCTCaaatcagaaaataagaaacattAAACGATTAAGCCCTCAAACAAAGCTTACTTGAGGGCATCAGGGATGACCATCCTCTTCATCTTATCGTATGGAGGAGGAACACCCTCGTAGGCCTTCAAACGGGCAAGCGCTGCTGCACCACGCTTAGTTTTATGGGGAATCATCCTACAAAACCCAAAAAAAGACACTCAAATGCCCAGATTCACTCTCAATCACAgagaagaaaatacaaaaatgaagaagaaaggaagaggACAATACCCACGAATGGTGCGCCAAAGGATCTTAGCAGGAGCACGGAAGTGAATGGGGCCATGAGAAGGCTTGGTGTTCATCCGCTTCCTCAAGAAACGCATGTATTTCATTTTTTGGCGGACCAATCCACCGGAGATGCAGATCTCCTCGCACCGGACGACCACGACTTTTTGACCATTGAGAAGCTCTTTGGCGATAATGGAAGAGAGCCTTCCCAACATGTGATGCCTAGCGTCAACGACGACGCGCTTAGCACAGATACCGGAACCGGACACCATCTTCGCAGctatcgtcttcttcttcttcttcttatctAAGGTTTTTCAATTAATATGTGAGAGGTGACTAcaggatagccacaacataTTACATCTCAAGCATACAATAAATGTgaaatatatgcatgattggctatCATAGCTGAAGGATATTGACACGTAATATCAATGTCAACCTAAAAAGTTTCTTAAAAGTGTGAAAATATGAGTATAACTCTAAAAACAAGTCAAAAAGTGTCTATGTAGCACTTTAAATCCCACATTACAAGTCAAAACTCTTTCAATGTGACTTTCAAACTAAAAATCAACTAAATCACCTGCAAATTCTCTTGACCCTCAAACCAATTTTCAAAATGGTTATATGATGCACCTTCCAAACTCAAAACCAAACACAAAATCTCTATAAAGTATCTTAACTTTCAAAACAAGTTAAAAAGTGTCTTGGGTGTGACTTTCAAACTAAAAACCGACTGAAAAATAACTAAAATGTGTCTTAACTCTCAAAACAA is drawn from Cucumis melo cultivar AY chromosome 11, USDA_Cmelo_AY_1.0, whole genome shotgun sequence and contains these coding sequences:
- the LOC103497862 gene encoding 60S ribosomal protein L13a-4 codes for the protein MVSGSGICAKRVVVDARHHMLGRLSSIIAKELLNGQKVVVVRCEEICISGGLVRQKMKYMRFLRKRMNTKPSHGPIHFRAPAKILWRTIRGMIPHKTKRGAAALARLKAYEGVPPPYDKMKRMVIPDALKVLRLQAGHKYCLLGRLSSEVGWNHYDTIKELERKRKERSQAAYERKKQLNKLRIKAEKVAEEKLGPQLEVIAPIKY